From the Thermococcus guaymasensis DSM 11113 genome, one window contains:
- a CDS encoding Gfo/Idh/MocA family protein: MKLKVGVIGCGNIFNLAHKRALKGIEGIRVVACMDIDPKRVHEGAKEFRAKAFTNLDEFLDTDVDIVEILTPTYTHAELAIKALKAGKHVIVEKPIALTVEEGERMIRTAEKEGLHLFVGHVRRFDKRWVQMKEIIEKRNVLPMHIRKSEVQNLPFPKEYWYWDEKRSGGVAVDLGVHVTDFLRWFFESEPLSVYAVGKAIKEEARANGTFDHFVMMIEFEGGKTGIVEVSWAYPYPSRYGVFYHHVDIIGKNGRIRYTPLDTPVVGVAKANFEMPRFSPLLSTFPDAFERELRHFFNCIKGKEEPVVTAEDALIALKIAEKAKESARKGEVVEI, from the coding sequence ATGAAGCTAAAGGTTGGAGTGATAGGTTGCGGAAACATATTCAACCTTGCCCACAAGAGGGCTCTCAAGGGAATTGAGGGCATCAGGGTTGTTGCATGCATGGACATAGACCCGAAGCGGGTCCACGAGGGTGCGAAGGAGTTCCGGGCAAAAGCCTTCACGAACCTCGACGAGTTTTTGGACACAGACGTGGACATTGTGGAGATACTGACTCCGACATACACCCACGCTGAGCTGGCCATAAAAGCCCTTAAGGCCGGAAAGCACGTGATAGTGGAGAAGCCGATAGCCCTCACTGTTGAAGAAGGCGAGAGAATGATAAGAACCGCGGAGAAGGAAGGTCTGCACCTCTTCGTTGGCCACGTGAGGCGGTTCGACAAGAGATGGGTTCAGATGAAGGAGATCATAGAGAAGCGCAACGTCCTCCCCATGCACATCAGGAAGAGCGAGGTTCAAAACCTCCCGTTTCCAAAGGAATACTGGTACTGGGACGAGAAGAGGAGCGGCGGTGTAGCCGTTGACCTTGGGGTTCACGTCACAGACTTCTTGCGCTGGTTCTTTGAGAGCGAACCCCTGAGCGTCTACGCCGTTGGAAAGGCGATAAAGGAGGAGGCGAGAGCAAACGGAACGTTCGATCACTTCGTGATGATGATAGAGTTTGAGGGAGGAAAAACCGGCATAGTGGAGGTCAGCTGGGCTTATCCATATCCATCGCGCTACGGTGTCTTCTACCATCACGTTGATATTATAGGGAAAAACGGCAGGATACGGTACACCCCGCTGGATACTCCCGTGGTCGGCGTCGCCAAGGCCAACTTTGAGATGCCCCGCTTCTCGCCGCTCCTCTCGACCTTTCCGGATGCCTTCGAGAGGGAACTGAGGCACTTCTTCAACTGCATCAAAGGGAAGGAAGAGCCCGTGGTTACCGCCGAGGATGCTCTGATAGCGCTGAAGATTGCCGAGAAAGCCAAAGAGAGCGCCCGCAAGGGGGAGGTGGTTGAGATATGA
- a CDS encoding glycosyltransferase: protein MRVIVGIPSYNNAETISFVVKQAAEGLKKYFGGGIVVNADGGSTDGTRDAVLRTEVPDGVEVHSFVYKWPIPGKGSAMKELMEFALERNADAIVFVDSDLRSITPEWIYRFAKPIEEGYDFVAPLYIRHKWDGTITNNIAYPMTASLYGKNVRQPIGGDFGVSRKLMEVYLEDEEVWKTHVARFGVDIFLTTTAIVRGFKITQTALGMKIHNPKDPAASLGPMFNQVVGTLFMLMEKYENVWKGVRTIEPVPVFGELEKGEPEPVKVTLELLEIRAKELFAQHEPVLKRALGEETFKGVVDSLKTFEFDDRLWSHVLYDGAVAYKNGILTEAEPLVPLYFAKTADFVKRTMDMSTLEAEKLIEERAKVFLEEKDYLLERW, encoded by the coding sequence ATGAGGGTTATCGTTGGAATTCCCAGTTACAACAACGCGGAAACAATCTCTTTTGTCGTGAAGCAGGCCGCCGAGGGGCTGAAGAAGTACTTTGGTGGAGGAATAGTCGTCAACGCTGACGGGGGGAGCACCGACGGGACGAGAGATGCAGTGCTGAGAACCGAGGTTCCGGATGGTGTCGAGGTTCACAGCTTCGTCTACAAGTGGCCGATACCCGGAAAGGGAAGCGCCATGAAGGAGCTCATGGAGTTCGCCCTGGAGAGAAACGCCGATGCAATAGTCTTCGTTGACAGCGATCTGAGAAGCATAACCCCCGAATGGATATACCGCTTCGCCAAACCCATCGAGGAGGGCTACGACTTTGTTGCACCGCTCTACATAAGGCACAAGTGGGACGGAACCATAACCAACAACATAGCCTACCCTATGACGGCCTCACTCTACGGAAAGAACGTCAGACAGCCTATAGGAGGGGACTTTGGAGTGAGCAGGAAGCTCATGGAAGTTTACCTCGAAGACGAGGAGGTCTGGAAGACGCACGTTGCTCGCTTCGGCGTGGACATATTCCTGACAACGACGGCCATAGTTAGGGGCTTCAAAATCACCCAGACAGCCCTTGGAATGAAGATACACAACCCCAAGGATCCGGCCGCTTCCCTCGGCCCCATGTTCAACCAGGTCGTCGGAACGCTGTTCATGCTGATGGAGAAGTACGAGAACGTCTGGAAGGGCGTGAGAACGATAGAACCCGTTCCGGTCTTCGGGGAGCTTGAGAAGGGCGAACCCGAGCCTGTAAAGGTGACCTTGGAGCTCCTTGAAATAAGGGCGAAGGAGCTATTCGCCCAGCACGAACCCGTGCTGAAGAGGGCACTGGGCGAAGAGACGTTCAAGGGAGTGGTGGATTCACTCAAGACCTTCGAGTTCGACGACAGGCTCTGGAGCCACGTCCTCTACGACGGAGCCGTGGCGTACAAAAACGGAATTCTAACCGAGGCGGAACCCCTCGTGCCGCTGTACTTCGCAAAGACTGCTGATTTTGTCAAGAGAACGATGGACATGAGCACCCTTGAGGCCGAAAAACTGATAGAGGAGAGGGCGAAGGTATTCCTTGAGGAGAAGGACTACCTCCTGGAGCGCTGGTAG
- a CDS encoding carbohydrate kinase family protein: MIVSIGEVLIDFIALQEGKLKDVKSFEKHPGGAPANVAVGLSRLGVESALVSKVGDDPFGDFLLERLRDEGVKTYVSRDAEKHTGVVFVQLIGAKPEFILYDGVAYFNLKPGDVETAPLENAEAVHFGTVLFAREPSRSTLFRILEELKEKVPLSYDVNIRPDLWRGREEKMLRDVERALRLADIVKLGDGELAYLKNNGINIEDFDFKLLAVTLGEKGSELISEGAKVHIPAYRVEPVDTTGAGDAFTAALLAGLHYSNLLGEDSIDEEQLRKIGRFANLVAALSTTLRGAWSVPKMEEIVLMKEVRELYQRSRR; this comes from the coding sequence ATGATCGTTTCGATCGGTGAAGTACTCATAGATTTCATAGCCCTGCAGGAGGGGAAGCTTAAGGACGTAAAGTCCTTCGAGAAGCATCCGGGCGGTGCTCCTGCAAACGTTGCGGTTGGTCTTTCAAGGCTCGGCGTTGAGAGTGCGCTGGTAAGCAAGGTCGGCGACGACCCCTTTGGGGACTTTCTGCTCGAAAGACTCCGTGATGAGGGAGTAAAGACCTACGTATCCCGGGATGCTGAAAAGCACACCGGCGTCGTCTTCGTTCAGCTCATCGGTGCCAAGCCGGAGTTCATCCTCTACGACGGCGTCGCCTACTTTAACCTGAAGCCCGGGGATGTTGAAACGGCCCCTCTTGAGAACGCTGAGGCGGTTCACTTCGGCACCGTGCTCTTCGCCAGGGAGCCATCCCGCTCGACGCTCTTCCGGATTCTGGAGGAACTTAAGGAAAAGGTTCCGCTGAGCTACGACGTCAACATACGGCCCGACCTCTGGCGCGGAAGGGAGGAGAAAATGCTTCGGGACGTTGAGAGGGCCCTTCGGCTGGCGGATATAGTTAAGCTTGGCGATGGGGAGCTGGCGTACCTCAAAAACAACGGAATAAACATCGAGGACTTCGACTTCAAACTGCTCGCGGTGACTTTGGGAGAGAAGGGCAGCGAATTAATAAGCGAGGGTGCTAAGGTTCACATTCCAGCCTATAGAGTCGAACCGGTGGACACCACCGGTGCGGGAGATGCCTTCACGGCCGCCCTCCTAGCTGGTCTTCACTACTCAAACCTGCTCGGTGAGGATTCCATAGATGAGGAACAGCTCAGAAAAATCGGCCGCTTCGCAAACCTTGTAGCGGCGCTCTCAACGACCCTCAGGGGGGCCTGGAGCGTTCCAAAAATGGAGGAAATAGTTCTGATGAAAGAGGTCAGGGAGCTCTACCAGCGCTCCAGGAGGTAG
- a CDS encoding L-fucose/L-arabinose isomerase family protein translates to MIAVITFTDPRPTALSIERERALMEKHSALIGELRKAGFEVLDVNERLGKYEALKAGKNFGVDSMDESFKAGEIIAGSSVSGIIAGLWHWTESNLVTALVRETKRPILLYADDDPAWAGTTCVTSVGASLWESAVNEYALKHVRLKGDVEKVKAWVRAVEAVSKLSRKSILLWGAPYTLGMEHLMDDLPRLKRIVGDFITLDQYVLVRKAEKLLSDERLRVRVEEFYDWLTEKTTVKFDDLMLTPEALRRQIAIYLAAKESWSEQKGVSAVSIKCQPELSEIYGVTACLIPALFPFNLDAEGEKEVIPATCEGDVKGTISSALLFYLSGKPPLFGDIKYVDDEVVMIANCGASSLYYARLSENPKENLRATTIQGQCQGASGGALTYRTPPAEFTVARLIRRGGEYYLLYFLAEGLEITKERESKLKWGKQWPHTAIKNPLDKETFISAMGANHLSLVPGDYTEELRFTARLWGVKAINLEDPREVKSFLEG, encoded by the coding sequence GTGATAGCGGTTATTACTTTCACTGACCCCCGACCAACGGCCCTCTCGATTGAGCGCGAGAGGGCTTTGATGGAGAAGCACTCGGCCCTCATCGGGGAGCTGAGGAAGGCCGGCTTTGAGGTCCTCGACGTGAACGAGAGGCTTGGAAAATACGAAGCTCTCAAAGCCGGGAAGAACTTCGGGGTAGATTCGATGGATGAGAGCTTTAAGGCGGGAGAAATCATAGCCGGAAGCTCCGTCTCGGGAATAATAGCCGGCCTCTGGCACTGGACGGAGAGCAACCTCGTTACGGCACTGGTCAGGGAAACCAAGAGGCCCATACTCCTTTACGCCGACGACGATCCGGCATGGGCAGGAACCACGTGCGTCACATCGGTCGGGGCCTCACTCTGGGAGAGCGCGGTGAACGAGTACGCGCTGAAGCACGTGCGCCTCAAGGGGGACGTTGAAAAGGTAAAGGCCTGGGTCAGAGCCGTTGAGGCTGTCTCAAAGCTCTCCAGGAAGTCCATCCTCCTCTGGGGAGCTCCGTACACCCTCGGAATGGAGCACCTCATGGACGACCTGCCGAGGCTTAAGAGGATCGTCGGCGACTTCATAACCCTCGACCAGTACGTTCTGGTGAGGAAGGCGGAGAAGCTGCTCTCGGACGAGAGGCTGAGGGTCCGCGTGGAGGAGTTCTACGACTGGCTGACCGAGAAGACGACCGTTAAGTTTGACGACCTCATGCTGACACCGGAGGCATTGAGGAGACAGATAGCCATCTATCTCGCCGCAAAGGAGAGCTGGAGCGAGCAGAAAGGTGTTTCGGCCGTCTCGATAAAGTGCCAGCCGGAGCTGAGCGAGATCTACGGCGTTACGGCCTGCCTGATTCCGGCGCTGTTCCCGTTCAACCTCGATGCCGAGGGCGAGAAGGAGGTAATCCCGGCCACGTGTGAGGGCGACGTTAAAGGAACGATAAGCTCGGCGCTCCTCTTCTATCTGAGCGGAAAGCCCCCGCTTTTCGGAGACATAAAGTACGTGGACGATGAGGTCGTCATGATAGCCAACTGCGGCGCTTCATCGCTCTACTACGCGAGGCTGAGCGAGAATCCCAAGGAGAACCTGAGAGCCACAACAATCCAAGGACAGTGCCAGGGGGCGAGCGGCGGGGCGCTAACTTACAGAACCCCTCCGGCGGAGTTTACCGTGGCAAGACTCATACGTCGCGGGGGAGAGTACTACCTCCTCTACTTCCTCGCGGAGGGCCTCGAGATAACTAAGGAGAGGGAGTCGAAGCTCAAATGGGGCAAGCAATGGCCGCATACGGCCATAAAGAACCCACTCGACAAAGAAACATTTATCTCGGCCATGGGGGCCAACCACCTCTCGCTGGTTCCCGGCGACTACACCGAGGAGCTCCGCTTTACAGCGAGGCTCTGGGGAGTAAAGGCAATAAACCTTGAAGACCCAAGGGAGGTAAAGTCCTTCCTTGAGGGGTAG
- a CDS encoding MGH1-like glycoside hydrolase domain-containing protein, producing MGTILAGNGAFVLSDERGDMPSHYDGFYFLDTRFVRKAQLEVSPEPGFIGASSTFTRAVSHFSLGERGILVRLRTLDGVYEEKLSFYNTSEEPLGVRVRYTYEAPIEDIFQVRGFMGLKSGEAIAPARGTHIKESPAGRRSLFIETNMEREGSLLRAELEIPPLGKAVLHVRFIPKIEGRVSEILAEKRKTIKNVAFTGSPVIDGIFERAVENINALTLFTRFGPVPLAGIPYFACPFGRDAIITSLFLLPYYPEYAAGTLRLFGRLQGKRTNPKNEEEPGKIPHEFRLGELAQSGKVPFAPYYGTVDATPLYVALAGEYLRWTGDRKLIEELRPNLTAAVEWILKKLDDGYITYVPGILGNKGWKDSRDAIVDEEGKLPKPPIALVEVQGYAYWALKLAGELSLTDLDEKTLLAEAEQLRKRFNRDFWLGSYYALALDGEGRPLRVVSSNMGHLLLTGIAEHEEELAERLFRPDMFSRYGIRTLSAKEKAYNPFSYHRGSVWPHDNALIALGLARIGRTDMAKALMDAVFDAAKLLPERELPELYSGLNELVPVPRANSPQAWSSASVFAFVTASLGMEAGDELTLRPAEGTSIVLRGVSFGGRRYAVVVNGGVSVEPI from the coding sequence ATGGGAACCATCCTAGCCGGCAACGGGGCCTTCGTCCTGAGCGATGAGAGAGGGGACATGCCCTCGCATTACGACGGCTTTTATTTTCTCGACACCAGATTCGTCAGAAAGGCCCAGCTTGAAGTTTCTCCGGAACCGGGCTTCATCGGGGCATCATCGACCTTCACCAGGGCGGTTTCACACTTCTCCCTCGGCGAACGGGGAATCCTGGTGAGGCTGAGAACGCTGGACGGGGTTTACGAGGAAAAGCTCTCCTTCTACAACACGTCGGAAGAACCGCTCGGTGTCAGGGTCAGGTACACCTACGAGGCTCCCATTGAGGACATATTCCAGGTCAGAGGCTTCATGGGGCTGAAGAGCGGGGAGGCGATAGCCCCAGCCAGAGGAACGCACATCAAAGAGAGCCCCGCCGGAAGGAGGAGCCTCTTCATTGAGACAAACATGGAAAGGGAGGGGAGTCTCTTAAGGGCGGAACTTGAGATACCTCCCCTCGGAAAGGCCGTCCTCCACGTCCGCTTCATCCCCAAAATCGAGGGCAGGGTCTCGGAGATACTCGCAGAGAAAAGGAAAACGATAAAAAACGTCGCCTTCACCGGCTCACCCGTCATTGACGGAATATTCGAGAGAGCTGTGGAGAACATAAACGCCCTGACGCTATTCACGCGCTTTGGGCCGGTTCCCCTTGCAGGGATTCCGTACTTCGCCTGTCCCTTCGGAAGGGACGCGATAATAACCTCACTCTTTCTCCTGCCGTATTACCCCGAATACGCCGCCGGCACGCTGAGGCTCTTCGGGCGGCTCCAGGGGAAGAGAACAAACCCGAAGAACGAGGAGGAGCCGGGGAAGATACCCCACGAGTTCCGCCTCGGGGAGCTCGCGCAGTCGGGGAAGGTTCCCTTCGCGCCCTACTACGGCACGGTGGATGCCACCCCACTCTACGTGGCATTAGCCGGCGAGTACCTGCGCTGGACGGGGGACAGAAAATTAATCGAGGAGCTGAGACCGAACCTGACGGCCGCCGTCGAGTGGATACTCAAAAAGCTCGATGATGGTTACATAACCTACGTTCCGGGGATACTCGGCAACAAGGGGTGGAAGGATTCGAGGGATGCCATAGTTGACGAGGAAGGGAAACTTCCAAAGCCGCCGATAGCGCTCGTCGAGGTGCAGGGCTACGCCTACTGGGCGCTTAAACTTGCGGGGGAGCTCAGCCTGACAGACCTCGATGAAAAGACCCTCCTCGCGGAGGCGGAACAGCTCAGGAAAAGGTTCAACCGCGACTTCTGGCTCGGCTCGTACTACGCCCTCGCGCTTGATGGGGAGGGAAGGCCGCTTAGAGTCGTCTCCTCCAACATGGGACACCTGCTCCTGACGGGTATAGCCGAGCACGAGGAGGAACTCGCGGAGAGGCTTTTCCGGCCGGACATGTTCTCCCGGTACGGGATAAGAACCCTGAGCGCTAAGGAGAAAGCCTACAACCCCTTCAGCTACCACCGCGGAAGCGTGTGGCCGCACGACAACGCGCTGATAGCCCTCGGCCTAGCAAGGATCGGAAGGACTGACATGGCGAAGGCACTCATGGATGCCGTCTTCGATGCCGCGAAGCTTCTGCCGGAGAGGGAGCTTCCGGAGCTGTACAGCGGCCTAAACGAGCTCGTTCCCGTTCCGAGGGCCAACTCCCCGCAGGCCTGGAGCTCGGCGAGCGTTTTCGCCTTCGTTACCGCCTCGCTTGGAATGGAAGCCGGGGATGAGCTCACTCTCCGTCCGGCAGAGGGAACGAGCATCGTTTTGAGAGGAGTTTCGTTTGGAGGAAGGAGATACGCCGTAGTGGTCAACGGAGGTGTTAGTGTTGAACCCATATGA
- a CDS encoding glycoside hydrolase family 130 protein: protein MNPYEFRFEKLPKPVLSPSDEGFDSKNVYNPAVVKRRGKVVMLYRAEAKGEKITGRIGLALSEDGINFIRHPEPVMEPEYEWEKLGVEDPRVVRIGKTYYMTYTGYDGETARLCIATSKNLLNWKKHGVVFEEFPFPKNGRFNWTKSGAILTEKMKFGPFKGHYIMYFGDSNIWLAYSKDLLHWEYEREPVLRPRGYLVEPGPSPLPVKDGILLIHSEAFHEEGKLVYYTHAALFDWEDPRKLIWRTEKPILRPTFDWELHGWVDNVVFAEAMVEHGGRYYLYYGGADRYVGLAIGKIESSVERR from the coding sequence TTGAACCCATATGAGTTCAGGTTTGAAAAACTCCCAAAACCCGTGCTTTCTCCCTCAGATGAGGGATTCGACTCAAAGAACGTCTACAACCCCGCGGTGGTCAAGAGGCGGGGAAAGGTGGTCATGCTCTATCGTGCGGAGGCTAAAGGGGAAAAGATAACTGGAAGAATCGGGCTGGCGCTGAGCGAAGACGGGATCAACTTCATCAGACACCCGGAGCCCGTTATGGAGCCCGAATACGAGTGGGAGAAGCTCGGCGTTGAGGACCCCCGCGTCGTGAGGATTGGAAAGACCTACTACATGACCTACACCGGCTACGATGGAGAAACCGCCCGACTCTGCATCGCCACCTCAAAGAATCTGCTGAACTGGAAGAAGCACGGAGTGGTTTTTGAGGAGTTCCCTTTCCCCAAGAACGGAAGGTTCAACTGGACAAAGAGCGGGGCCATACTGACGGAGAAAATGAAATTCGGACCGTTCAAGGGGCACTACATCATGTACTTCGGCGACTCCAACATCTGGCTCGCCTATTCAAAGGATCTTCTCCATTGGGAGTACGAGAGGGAGCCCGTCCTGAGGCCGAGGGGTTATCTCGTTGAGCCCGGGCCTTCTCCACTCCCCGTGAAGGATGGGATACTCCTGATACACAGCGAAGCCTTCCACGAGGAGGGAAAGCTCGTCTACTACACGCACGCTGCCCTCTTCGACTGGGAGGACCCGAGAAAGCTCATCTGGAGAACAGAGAAGCCCATCCTCAGGCCAACCTTCGACTGGGAGCTGCACGGATGGGTGGACAATGTGGTCTTCGCCGAGGCCATGGTAGAGCATGGGGGCAGGTACTACCTCTACTACGGGGGTGCCGACAGGTACGTTGGGCTCGCGATAGGAAAAATTGAGAGCTCAGTCGAGCGTCGCTAA
- a CDS encoding MFS transporter has protein sequence MAVSQKRKRTTLKKLERKSQMRHRPNPEKWFYSFIPFKVSTGGAAPLIPLLTMELGGGPREVGIVNAVGSFASMLGGLFWGKLSDRLNRRKVFLIAGFLGTALSTFLFALARSVSSVIFANALYTFFIAATVPIPVLIITKAFRLEDWDYEIGRFNEICGWAWVLGLVIGFVLSHLLPLRWIFAVLGLIGLLSAPWGMRTIKEVPLHLSRKILGVYAGYVVEKFRYLPNFITHLPRLSTDGFGRLYLSTFLFWFGAMLYFTQFPVLLKVRGFGASTLYLMSIGNSAVSAYMYTRVGKRVKAEGGYRTLKFGLLLRGLSFLLLTFATSITGPLFPILAFISYFLAGYTWAFIGISTTTVISRFAPPRKKGTLIGAYNLVSSLGAVAGNLASGFIVSLLGLTGNFALASAFIFLSLLPIARLRG, from the coding sequence ATGGCGGTCAGTCAGAAGCGCAAGAGAACAACCCTCAAGAAGCTTGAGAGAAAAAGCCAGATGAGGCACCGGCCGAATCCAGAGAAATGGTTTTACTCCTTCATTCCCTTCAAGGTCTCAACCGGGGGAGCTGCCCCTTTGATCCCACTCCTTACTATGGAGCTCGGCGGCGGTCCGCGGGAAGTCGGTATTGTAAACGCCGTCGGGAGCTTTGCATCAATGCTCGGCGGCCTCTTCTGGGGAAAACTCAGTGACCGGCTCAACAGGCGGAAGGTTTTCCTCATAGCCGGCTTTCTTGGAACTGCGCTATCAACCTTTCTGTTCGCCCTAGCGAGAAGTGTCTCCTCGGTGATTTTTGCAAACGCCCTCTACACTTTCTTCATAGCCGCGACGGTTCCGATTCCAGTCCTCATAATCACCAAGGCGTTCCGCCTTGAGGACTGGGACTACGAGATAGGAAGGTTCAACGAGATATGTGGCTGGGCCTGGGTGTTGGGGCTTGTAATTGGGTTCGTCCTGTCCCACCTGCTTCCCCTTCGGTGGATTTTTGCAGTTCTCGGCTTAATAGGCCTCCTCTCTGCCCCCTGGGGGATGAGGACGATAAAGGAAGTCCCGCTCCACCTCAGCAGAAAGATCCTCGGTGTTTACGCGGGCTATGTTGTCGAAAAGTTCCGCTATTTGCCAAACTTCATAACCCACCTGCCAAGGCTTTCCACGGACGGATTCGGCAGGCTTTACCTTTCGACTTTCCTCTTCTGGTTCGGGGCGATGCTGTACTTCACCCAGTTCCCCGTCCTCCTGAAGGTGAGAGGCTTTGGAGCCTCGACGCTCTACCTTATGAGCATTGGAAATTCGGCGGTCTCAGCCTACATGTACACCCGCGTTGGGAAGAGGGTTAAAGCGGAGGGCGGCTACAGAACCCTCAAGTTCGGCCTTCTCCTGAGGGGCCTCTCTTTCCTTCTACTCACCTTTGCGACGTCCATAACCGGGCCGCTCTTTCCAATCTTAGCGTTCATCTCCTACTTCCTCGCTGGTTACACGTGGGCCTTCATAGGCATCTCAACAACCACCGTGATTTCCCGTTTCGCTCCACCAAGAAAGAAGGGAACCCTAATTGGAGCCTACAACCTTGTGAGCTCCCTGGGAGCAGTAGCCGGAAACCTGGCGAGCGGGTTCATCGTCTCACTTCTCGGTCTTACAGGTAACTTTGCGCTCGCGTCTGCGTTCATCTTCCTCTCGCTCCTTCCGATAGCCCGTCTCAGGGGTTAA
- a CDS encoding MBL fold metallo-hydrolase has protein sequence MEGLDFAVLSHWHYDHYGGFSTIAELNPGLELYAPPGGRVGGLRVFEVPGAGEISSGVWTSGALDGFEQAVGVETPSGLDRHSWLLPPGRGGADGGRP, from the coding sequence TTGGAGGGCCTCGACTTCGCGGTTCTCAGCCACTGGCACTACGACCACTACGGCGGTTTTTCAACAATTGCGGAGCTGAACCCGGGGCTTGAACTGTACGCTCCGCCCGGTGGAAGAGTCGGGGGGCTGAGAGTTTTCGAAGTCCCCGGTGCTGGTGAGATATCCAGTGGCGTCTGGACCTCCGGAGCGCTGGATGGCTTCGAGCAGGCGGTAGGGGTTGAAACGCCTTCGGGGCTTGATCGTCATAGTTGGCTGCTCCCACCCGGGCGCGGAGGGGCTGACGGAGGCCGTCCTTGA
- a CDS encoding iron-containing alcohol dehydrogenase, producing the protein MFWLKTRIIEGKGSIEKLRKEAKEHERVLILASNSMKRHGFLSEAEDYIKEAGAEVFSITGLPAEPSVEAIEEFLPKVREFNPDLLVALGGGSVIDTTKALKVFYDAPELNFEEIAFLDRFSKPKPVPKLKTKLIAIPSTSGAGSEVSAASVLKKGGIKYNIVTPEIAPEVAILDPRLPMTMPREVVRNSGLDVLVHGIEAYSSRVANDFSDAMAIKAIKTVFSNLERSLEGDEEAREKMHYAATMAGIAFLNARLGLCHAMSHKAAWIGPHGLLNAIFLPYVMEFNASKSDYARKRYDEIARELGLKDWRALIEAVRELNERTGVPKLSELVDEETFMARLDEMAEKAYRDGLIAFNPVEAKPEEIKELYLRAFKGE; encoded by the coding sequence ATGTTCTGGCTCAAGACGAGAATCATCGAAGGTAAGGGCTCCATTGAAAAGCTCCGAAAGGAGGCCAAGGAACACGAGAGGGTTCTTATCCTGGCCAGCAACTCGATGAAGAGACACGGCTTCCTGAGCGAGGCTGAGGACTACATTAAAGAGGCAGGGGCGGAGGTTTTCTCAATAACCGGCCTTCCAGCGGAGCCTAGTGTTGAAGCCATAGAGGAGTTCCTGCCGAAGGTCAGGGAGTTCAACCCCGACTTGCTGGTTGCGCTCGGCGGTGGGAGCGTGATAGACACGACGAAGGCCTTGAAGGTCTTTTATGACGCCCCAGAACTTAACTTCGAGGAGATAGCGTTCTTGGACAGGTTTTCAAAGCCTAAGCCCGTTCCAAAGCTGAAGACGAAGCTCATAGCCATTCCCTCGACGAGCGGAGCGGGAAGTGAGGTTTCCGCTGCCAGCGTTCTGAAGAAGGGTGGAATCAAGTACAACATTGTTACGCCAGAGATAGCGCCAGAGGTGGCTATCCTCGACCCGAGACTGCCGATGACGATGCCGAGGGAAGTTGTGAGGAATTCCGGGTTGGATGTTCTCGTCCACGGAATAGAGGCCTACTCAAGCAGAGTTGCCAACGACTTCAGCGACGCGATGGCAATAAAAGCGATAAAGACCGTTTTCAGCAACCTTGAGAGGAGCCTTGAAGGAGACGAGGAAGCTCGTGAAAAGATGCACTACGCGGCAACGATGGCTGGAATAGCCTTCCTCAACGCGCGCCTCGGCCTGTGCCACGCGATGAGCCACAAGGCGGCGTGGATAGGCCCGCACGGACTGCTGAACGCGATATTCCTTCCCTACGTCATGGAGTTCAACGCAAGCAAAAGCGACTACGCGAGGAAGCGCTACGACGAGATAGCGAGGGAGCTCGGCCTTAAGGACTGGAGGGCGCTGATCGAGGCCGTTAGGGAGCTCAACGAGAGGACGGGGGTTCCGAAGCTGAGCGAGCTCGTCGATGAAGAAACCTTCATGGCGAGGCTCGACGAGATGGCGGAGAAAGCCTACCGCGACGGGCTTATAGCCTTCAACCCCGTCGAAGCGAAGCCAGAAGAGATAAAGGAGCTCTACCTTAGGGCGTTCAAAGGGGAGTGA